CTCCGGCAGTGTAGCAGGCGATATTATAAGTACGCAGCAAATAATTTAATACATCGTCGATTCTCAAGTCATTAAGAGACATAGTGATTAAAACATTTTTCGGGAAAGACGTATCTATTATTACATTTCGGCCGAGTTGATTCATGAACATTCTTATAACGTCCATTAAATCAACTTCTCGAAGCTCAACGGTAATTTTTGTGTTGACCTTGAACGGGAGAGTCTGACTCGGAGCTATTGCACGTTTTTGCGGGATTAGAACGCTGTTAAAATTTGTCTCCTGAATCGCAGAAAGCCTTATTGTGAAACCTTCACGGATTACAGAAATTTTGTGCAGCTTTAGAGATTTTGCGCCCCTGATTGTTATCATAGCTTTATTTACTAAGTCATCAGATAAATTTTCTGCGTTGAAATCTACTATCATTGGGACTATTTCGAGATCGTCTTGAACTTCTTTATTAATTTCATCCGGCTTGGGTATATTGCAATTATAAAACGTGATATAAGCCATGTCGTTATTAAATTGCACTAAGGGATCAGGGAGTTTATTTCCGATGAACTTCACTACAAATTCATCTGTGCCGAGCTGATAGACCGCGCATTTTGTGAGCGATGAGTCAGAAATTTTTTCGGGCTTTCTCCGTGCAGCAAGCAAAATATCACTTCCTGCAAGAATTAATATAATAATTATAAATATTGCCGAAAATTTTTTTAGCATGACTCCCCGTACTCCCCTGTCAAATATTTTATGTGATTTATTATACGATTAAGTGATTATACACGCAAGAAATTACGTAAAATTACTATGTATAAATTAATTGCGAATAATTTAATCTCTTAATCTCAACAAAAATATTATCACAAGAGGTGCATTAATTCATGAAAGATAATAATTGCGGTTATTGTATGAGGGGCGAACTTCTCGAACAGTTCGGAATTTATATTTGCGATTTGAGTGTAAGCTCTCTGATTCTCTTCAAGGAACAAAGCCACCCGGGACGATGTATTGTCGCGTATAAAGATCATGTCAGCGAAATTGTAAATATCTCTGACGATGAGAGAAACGCGTTTTTTGCAGACGTGAACAGGGCAGCAAAGGCGATTCACGCGGCATTTCACCCCGACAAATTAAATTACGGCGCATACGGCGACACAGGCTGTCATTTGCACGTTCATTTAGTCCCTAAATATAAAGACGCTTACGAGTGGGGCGGAGTCTTCGAGATGAACCCTAAGAAAAAATTTTTATCTGCGCAGGAATACTCTGACATGATAGAGAAAATCAAAGCGAATCTCTAATAACATTACGGACGGGGAGAACAGGTTTTAATAGCTCTCCCCATAGTAAACAATAAAATTTTTTATTCATGTGAGATATATTTTTTTTGCGCGCAAATAATAGTGTTAATAAAATTTTTTTCTCCGTGAGTCTTTGTCATGGCGTGAATGAAATTAACTTTTTGTAGTTGTAAATGTAGTTGCAAAATTATAAATTTCTGAATTAACTTATGGAATGTAAATATT
The Synergistaceae bacterium genome window above contains:
- a CDS encoding HIT family protein, yielding MKDNNCGYCMRGELLEQFGIYICDLSVSSLILFKEQSHPGRCIVAYKDHVSEIVNISDDERNAFFADVNRAAKAIHAAFHPDKLNYGAYGDTGCHLHVHLVPKYKDAYEWGGVFEMNPKKKFLSAQEYSDMIEKIKANL